One Chitinophagaceae bacterium C216 genomic window carries:
- the cpdA_1 gene encoding 3',5'-cyclic adenosine monophosphate phosphodiesterase CpdA, producing the protein MNKRIFRLFLLILLFSCKSPSLISDYGIDKKDQFFSIAVLPDTQYYTAMRYGGTMKMFQNQINWIIKNKDKEKIAYVIHLGDVTDKNTQEEWERAKTELYKLEAHNIPYGVAVGNHDQTPNGNPAKGDDQTYYNKYFGKDHFIGKHWYGSSLGNNNSNDDHFDIFESNGLKFLVMYFAYNQPGTTHYSESYERIVMRWADSVLSANRDRKAILVSHSTMGRGKNETSATTPGQGSNDNPGQFTKQGKVIYDMAKHHNNVFLMLGGHIAGESFRKETYNGNVIKAYLADYQSRQNPPYSGTKDRNGGNGTMRLMRFNITKHTLSVITFVPKDDGSVVMEVDGDSQFTEALFN; encoded by the coding sequence ATGAATAAAAGAATCTTCAGGCTATTCCTTCTAATTCTACTTTTTAGCTGTAAAAGCCCTTCTCTCATTTCGGATTACGGGATTGATAAAAAAGATCAATTTTTTTCTATTGCTGTATTGCCCGATACCCAATACTATACTGCTATGCGATATGGAGGTACTATGAAAATGTTCCAAAATCAGATTAACTGGATTATTAAAAATAAGGATAAAGAAAAAATTGCCTACGTGATTCATTTAGGAGATGTAACGGATAAAAATACTCAGGAAGAGTGGGAGCGGGCAAAAACGGAGTTGTATAAACTCGAAGCACATAATATCCCTTATGGTGTAGCTGTGGGTAATCATGATCAGACGCCTAATGGCAATCCTGCAAAGGGAGATGACCAAACCTATTATAACAAATACTTTGGTAAAGATCATTTTATCGGTAAGCATTGGTATGGGAGTAGCCTAGGCAATAATAACAGCAATGACGATCACTTTGATATTTTCGAGTCGAATGGGTTGAAGTTTCTTGTAATGTACTTCGCTTACAATCAGCCGGGCACCACTCATTATAGCGAAAGTTATGAGCGTATTGTAATGCGTTGGGCCGATAGTGTGCTGAGTGCTAACCGTGATCGTAAAGCTATTTTGGTCTCGCATAGCACTATGGGGAGAGGAAAAAATGAGACCAGTGCCACTACTCCGGGGCAGGGATCCAATGATAACCCCGGACAGTTTACCAAACAAGGCAAGGTGATTTACGATATGGCCAAGCACCATAACAACGTTTTTTTGATGTTGGGTGGACACATAGCCGGAGAGTCTTTTAGAAAAGAAACTTATAATGGTAATGTTATTAAAGCCTATCTTGCCGATTACCAGTCGCGTCAGAATCCTCCCTACAGCGGTACCAAGGATAGAAATGGCGGTAATGGTACCATGCGTCTGATGCGGTTTAATATAACCAAACATACCCTAAGCGTCATAACATTCGTTCCCAAGGATGACGGTTCTGTTGTAATGGAAGTAGATGGGGATAGCCAATTCACCGAAGCCTTGTTTAATTAG